One window of Triticum dicoccoides isolate Atlit2015 ecotype Zavitan chromosome 5A, WEW_v2.0, whole genome shotgun sequence genomic DNA carries:
- the LOC119297841 gene encoding auxin-responsive protein SAUR36-like, translating into MAGAKRLAQLAKKWQRVEALGRKRLTVSAKEDHDCCSSVPAKGHCVMYTADGRRFEVPLVYLSTTVFGELLRMSQEEFGFASDGKITLPCDAAVMEYVMCLLRRNASAEVESALLSSMVTPCHYTGCAMPTVGASQQICCL; encoded by the coding sequence ATGGCTGGTGCCAAGAGACTTGCTCAACTGGCAAAGAAGTGGCAGAGGGTGGAAGCACTTGGGAGGAAGAGGCTCACGGTATCAGCCAAAGAAGATCACGACTGCTGCAGTTCTGTGCCAGCCAAGGGCCACTGTGTCATGTACACGGCCGACGGGAGGCGTTTCGAGGTGCCTTTGGTGTACCTGAGCACCACGGTCTTCGGCGAGCTCCTGAGGATGTCTCAGGAGGAGTTTGGCTTTGCAAGCGATGGAAAAATCACACTGCCTTGCGATGCTGCAGTGATGGAGTATGTCATGTGCTTGCTCAGGAGAAACGCCTCCGCCGAGGTCGAGAGTGCATTGCTCAGCTCTATGGTGACGCCTTGCCACTACACTGGCTGCGCCATGCCTACTGTTGGAGCCAGCCAACAGATTTGTTGTTTGTAG
- the LOC119297842 gene encoding auxin-responsive protein SAUR36-like, with translation MAGAKRLAQLAKKWQRVEALGRKRLTVSAKEDHDCCSSVPAKGHCVMYTAEGRRFEVPLEYLSTTVFGELLRMSQEEFGFASDGKITLPCDAAVMEYVMCLLRRNASAEVESALLRSMVTPCHYTGCAMPTVGASQQICCL, from the coding sequence ATGGCTGGTGCCAAGAGACTTGCTCAACTGGCAAAGAAGTGGCAGAGGGTGGAAGCACTTGGGAGGAAGAGGCTCACGGTATCAGCCAAAGAAGATCACGACTGCTGCAGTTCTGTGCCAGCCAAGGGCCACTGTGTCATGTACACGGCCGAGGGGAGGCGTTTCGAGGTACCCTTGGAGTACCTCAGCACGACGGTCTTCGGCGAGCTCCTGAGGATGTCTCAGGAGGAGTTTGGCTTTGCAAGCGATGGAAAAATCACACTGCCTTGCGATGCGGCAGTGATGGAGTATGTCATGTGCTTGCTCAGGAGAAACGCCTCCGCCGAGGTCGAGAGTGCGTTGCTGAGATCCATGGTGACGCCTTGCCACTACACTGGCTGTGCAATGCCTACCGTCGGAGCCAGCCAGCAGATTTGCTGTTTGTAG
- the LOC119297844 gene encoding auxin-responsive protein SAUR36-like, whose translation MMSAKTLARLAKKWQRVAAMGRKRLTWSPSTSKEEAGESCSTPCSTVASKGHCVVYTADGVRFEVPLAFLGTTVFGELLRISQEEFGFSGIDGGRITLPCDASVMEYAMCLLRRSASAEMEAAFLNTMVMPCHYHVAPHLGVGQRFSVCSS comes from the coding sequence ATGATGAGTGCCAAGACACTTGCTCGACTGGCCAAGAAGTGGCAGAGGGTGGCGGCTATGGGGAGGAAGAGGCTCACCTGGTCGCCATCAACGTCCAAAGAAGAAGCCGGAGAGTCGTGCAGCACGCCGTGCTCGACAGTGGCCAGCAAGGGCCACTGCGTCGTGTACACTGCCGATGGTGTAAGGTTCGAGGTGCCTCTTGCGTTCCTCGGAACGACCGTCTTCGGCGAGCTCTTGAGGATAtcccaagaggagttcggcttctcAGGCATTGACGGTGGCAGAATCACGCTGCCCTGTGACGCATCGGTGATGGAGTATGCCATGTGCTTGCTAAGGAGAAGCGCCTCCGCAGAGATGGAGGCCGCGTTCCTCAACACCATGGTGATGCCATGCCACTATCATGTGGCGCCACATCTGGGAGTTGGCCAGCGATTCAGTGTATGCAGCTCCTGA
- the LOC119297846 gene encoding auxin-responsive protein SAUR36-like, producing the protein MIHPKKLSQLAKKCQRMLSARAGARRPHASDTADDECCSTVSSVVADEGHCVMYTADGTRFEVPLAYLGTTVFAEILRMSEEEFGFASGSDGGRIMLPCDATVMEYVLCLVRREASEEVERAFLSSIVGHCHNYHASCVAPAMELGHQFALCT; encoded by the coding sequence ATGATCCATCCGAAGAAGCTTTCTCAGCTGGCCAAGAAGTGCCAGCGGATGTTGTCGGCCAGAGCCGGTGCCCGCCGTCCGCATGCTTCAGACACGGCCGACGATGAGTGCTGCAGCACAGTGTCATCTGTGGTTGCCGATGAGGGCCACTGCGTGATGTACACCGCCGATGGAACCCGGTTCGAGGTCCCTCTGGCGTACCTCGGGACGACGGTCTTCGCCGAGATCTTAAGAATGTCTGAGGAGGAGTTTGGCTTCGCGAGCGGCAGTGACGGAGGCAGGATTATGCTGCCCTGTGATGCCACTGTGATGGAATATGTCTTGTGCCTGGTCAGGAGAGAGGCCTCTGAGGAGGTTGAGAGGGCGTTCTTGAGCTCCATTGTTGGGCACTGCCACAATTACCATGCTAGCTGCGTGGCACCAGCAATGGAACTTGGCCATCAGTTCGCTCTTTGTACTTAG
- the LOC119297847 gene encoding auxin-responsive protein SAUR36-like, with amino-acid sequence MTSAKTLARLAKKWQRVAAMGRKRLTWSPSTSKEEAGESCSTPCSTAAGKGHCVVYTADGVRFEVPLTFLGTTVFSELLRISQEEFGFTGVDGGRITLPCDASVMEYAMCLLRRSASTEMEAAFLNTMVMPCHYHVAPHLGVGQRFGVCSS; translated from the coding sequence ATGACGAGTGCCAAGACACTTGCTCGGCTGGCCAAGAAGTGGCAGAGGGTGGCGGCTATGGGAAGGAAGAGGCTCACCTGGTCGCCATCAACGTCCAAAGAAGAAGCCGGAGAGTCGTGCAGCACGCCGTGCTCGACAGCGGCCGGCAAGGGCCACTGCGTCGTGTACACTGCCGATGGTGTAAGGTTCGAGGTGCCTCTTACGTTCCTCGGAACGACCGTCTTCAGCGAGCTCTTGAGGATATCCCAAGAGGAGTTTGGCTTCACAGGTGTTGACGGTGGCAGAATCACTCTGCCCTGCGACGCATCGGTGATGGAGTATGCCATGTGCTTGCTCAGGAGAAGCGCCTCCACAGAGATGGAGGCCGCGTTTCTCAACACCATGGTGATGCCATGCCACTATCATGTGGCGCCACATCTGGGAGTTGGCCAGCGATTCGGTGTATGCAGCTCCTGA
- the LOC119297848 gene encoding auxin-responsive protein SAUR36-like — translation MIHPKKLAQLAKKCQRMLVAGAGARRQHASDMADDECCSTVSSVVADEGHCVMYTNDGTRFEVPLAYLGTSVFIELLRMSEEEFGFTSGSDGGRIMLPCDATGMEYVLCLVRREASEEVERAFLSSIVGHCHNYNASCKAPSMELGHHFALCT, via the coding sequence ATGATCCACCCAAAGAAGCTTGCTCAGCTGGCCAAGAAGTGCCAGCGGATGTTGGTGGCTGGAGCCGGTGCTCGTCGTCAGCATGCCTCGGACATGGCCGATGACGAGTGCTGCAGCACAGTGTCATCTGTGGTTGCCGATGAGGGCCACtgcgtgatgtacaccaacgacggAACCCGGTTCGAGGTCCCTCTGGCGTACCTCGGGACgtcggtcttcatcgagctcctgagGATGTCCGAGGAGGAGTTTGGCTTCACGAGCGGCAGTGACGGAGGCAGGATCATGCTGCCGTGTGATGCCACTGGGATGGAATATGTCTTGTGCCTGGTCAGGAGAGAGGCCTCTGAGGAGGTTGAGAGGGCGTTCTTGAGCTCCATTGTTGGGCACTGCCACAACTACAATGCTAGCTGCAAGGCACCATCAATGGAACTCGGCCATCATTTTGCTCTTTGTACTTAG
- the LOC119297849 gene encoding auxin-responsive protein SAUR36-like gives MMSAKNLSRIAKKWQRVAAIGRKRLTWLTWSLSTSTEEAGGSCGMSCSSVASKGHCIMYTADGVRFEVPLAFLGTTVFSELLRISQEEFGFAGVDGDRITLPCDASVMEYAMWLLRRSASAETEAAFLNTMAMPCHYHVVPHLEVSQHFGVCSS, from the exons ATGATGAGTGCCAAGAACCTCTCTCGgattgccaagaagtggcagagggTGGCGGCTATCGGGAGGAAGAGACTCACCTG GCTCACCTGGTCGTTATCAACGTCCACAGAAGAAGCCGGAGGGTCATGCGGCATGTCATGCTCGTCGGTGGCCAGTAAGGGCCACTGCATCATGTACACTGCCGACGGCGTGAGGTTCGAAGTGCCGCTTGCGTTCCTTGGCACAACCGTCTTCAGTGAGCTCTTAAGGATAtcccaagaggagttcggcttcgcAGGCGTTGATGGTGACAGAATCACGCTTCCCTGCGATGCATCGGTGATGGAGTACGCCATGTGGTTGCTCAGGAGAAGCGCCTCCGCAGAGACGGAGGCCGCGTTCCTCAATACCATGGCGATGCCATGCCATTATCATGTGGTGCCACATCTGGAAGTTAGCCAGCATTTCGGTGTCTGCAGCTCCTGA